One region of Dehalococcoidia bacterium genomic DNA includes:
- the cas2 gene encoding CRISPR-associated endonuclease Cas2: MEILVTYDVATETAEGRRRLRKVAEICQAHGQRVQKSVFECILSAAQYERLKDKLARAIDPAEDSLRFYRLAEPRERHLETMGRQIVYDLHDPLVL, from the coding sequence GTGGAGATCTTGGTCACCTACGATGTGGCGACGGAAACAGCGGAAGGCCGGCGGCGGTTGCGGAAGGTGGCGGAGATCTGCCAAGCGCATGGTCAGCGAGTGCAGAAGTCGGTGTTTGAGTGCATCCTGTCAGCGGCGCAGTATGAGCGGTTGAAGGACAAGCTTGCCCGGGCGATCGACCCGGCCGAGGACAGCCTGCGTTTTTACCGGCTGGCGGAACCGCGGGAGAGGCATCTGGAAACGATGGGGCGTCAAATCGTGTATGACCTGCACGATCCGTTAGTGTTGTAG
- the cas1c gene encoding type I-C CRISPR-associated endonuclease Cas1c, whose product MRELLNTLFVQTEGAYLSLDQDTVRVEIDGTVKLRAPLLNLGAIVVFGRVMLTPALIARCAVDGRSVVWMSSTGRFQGRLEGPVRGNVLLRRAQHLAALDETRTARIARQIVAAKIQNSRQLLLRVGRDSEAEDRNRLAMAAAELADILARLRAATELNVIRGLEGEAARAYFGVFGRMVRVDREELAPDGRTRRPPRDRTNALLSFLYALLRGDCQGALEGVGLDPQVGFLHSLRPGRPALALDLMEELRPSVDRLALALINRRQIRREHFDLLPGGAVYLNEAGRKVVIVAYQERKAEEVEHRALKEKVAWGLVAHVQARLLARYLRGDLAEYPPYLAR is encoded by the coding sequence ATGCGCGAGCTGCTCAACACGCTTTTTGTCCAAACAGAAGGGGCGTATCTCTCGCTCGACCAGGATACGGTGCGGGTCGAAATTGACGGAACGGTGAAGTTGCGGGCGCCGCTGCTGAATCTTGGGGCGATCGTGGTTTTTGGGCGGGTGATGCTGACTCCGGCGTTGATTGCGCGCTGCGCGGTCGATGGTCGGAGTGTTGTCTGGATGTCGTCGACGGGGCGTTTTCAAGGGCGGTTGGAGGGGCCGGTTCGGGGGAATGTGCTGCTGCGGCGTGCGCAGCACCTTGCGGCGCTGGACGAGACGCGTACCGCGCGAATTGCGCGCCAAATTGTGGCCGCGAAGATCCAGAACAGCCGGCAGTTGCTGCTTCGCGTTGGGCGTGACTCGGAGGCCGAGGATCGGAATCGGCTGGCGATGGCGGCGGCGGAGTTGGCAGATATTCTTGCGCGGCTGCGCGCGGCGACTGAGTTGAATGTGATTCGCGGGTTGGAGGGAGAAGCGGCGCGGGCGTATTTTGGGGTCTTTGGCCGAATGGTGCGGGTGGACCGGGAGGAGCTTGCGCCAGATGGGCGAACGCGACGGCCGCCGCGAGACCGGACGAATGCGCTGTTGTCGTTTCTCTATGCGCTGTTGCGTGGGGATTGTCAGGGTGCCTTGGAAGGGGTGGGATTGGACCCTCAGGTGGGCTTTCTGCACTCGCTTCGGCCGGGGCGTCCTGCGCTCGCGCTTGATCTGATGGAGGAGCTCCGACCGTCGGTGGATCGGCTGGCGCTGGCGCTGATTAATCGTCGGCAGATTCGGCGGGAGCATTTTGATCTCCTGCCGGGCGGAGCGGTGTATCTGAATGAGGCGGGACGGAAGGTGGTGATTGTTGCCTATCAGGAGCGGAAGGCGGAGGAGGTTGAGCATCGGGCGCTGAAAGAGAAGGTGGCGTGGGGGCTGGTGGCGCATGTGCAGGCGCGCCTGCTCGCGCGCTATCTGCGCGGAGATCTGGCGGAGTATCCACCTTATCTGGCGCGGTGA
- the cas4 gene encoding CRISPR-associated protein Cas4 encodes MEEVLISAIEHWSYCERQCALIHVEGTFEENVFTIRGAIAHERVHSGEITVEHGVRVVRGLPIWSDRLGIHGVADVVELRPEGPYPVEHKVGPTGRHAALQLCAQALCLEEMFGQAVPRGALYSHGTRRRVEVVFDAALRAETEAAIAAIRAMIEEGRLPPAPNDRRCRHCAQRDVCLPAATGEPARLRALQRELFTLPPDEG; translated from the coding sequence ATGGAAGAAGTGCTCATCTCGGCGATCGAGCATTGGAGCTACTGCGAGCGACAATGTGCGCTGATCCATGTGGAGGGGACGTTCGAGGAGAATGTCTTCACGATCCGCGGGGCGATCGCGCACGAGCGCGTGCACTCGGGCGAGATCACGGTTGAGCATGGGGTGCGCGTCGTGCGGGGGCTGCCGATCTGGAGTGATCGGCTGGGCATTCACGGAGTGGCGGATGTCGTTGAGCTGCGGCCGGAGGGGCCCTACCCCGTTGAGCACAAGGTTGGGCCAACGGGACGACATGCTGCGCTGCAGCTCTGCGCCCAAGCGCTCTGTTTGGAGGAGATGTTTGGGCAGGCGGTCCCGCGCGGCGCGCTCTACAGCCATGGGACGCGGCGACGAGTGGAGGTGGTGTTTGACGCGGCGCTGCGAGCGGAGACGGAGGCGGCGATCGCGGCGATCCGGGCGATGATCGAGGAGGGGCGCTTGCCGCCGGCACCGAATGATCGCCGGTGCCGGCATTGCGCGCAGCGGGATGTCTGCCTGCCGGCGGCCACGGGAGAGCCGGCGCGGCTGCGGGCGCTGCAGCGGGAGTTGTTCACCCTCCCTCCTGATGAGGGCTGA
- the cas7c gene encoding type I-C CRISPR-associated protein Cas7/Csd2 produces MYTDISKRHDFVLLFDVTDGNPNGDPDAGNLPRIDPETMQGIVTDVCLKRKVRDWVDQHHGTKERTKIYVQRGEALIAKHRRAYDAEGLKPIGTKQPPNDVEKVRAWMCRNFYDIRMFGAVMSVGVNCGQVRGPVQLTFARSIDPVTLLDLSITRVAVTREEDAQVREIEEGRAAGKQTEMGRKPIVPYGLYRAHGFVSPHLAQDTGATDEDLALFWEALQKMWDTDRSASRGLMACRGLYVFTHERPTGNAPAHQLFDLVTVVRNPEIEAPRQFRHYTVTVPEQSALPQGVTLTRLVG; encoded by the coding sequence ATGTACACGGATATCAGCAAGCGCCATGACTTTGTGCTCCTCTTCGACGTGACGGATGGGAATCCGAACGGCGACCCGGATGCCGGCAATCTGCCGCGCATCGACCCGGAGACGATGCAGGGGATTGTCACGGACGTCTGCTTGAAGCGGAAGGTGCGCGACTGGGTGGACCAGCACCACGGGACGAAGGAGAGGACGAAAATTTATGTTCAGCGCGGGGAGGCGCTGATCGCGAAGCACAGGCGGGCCTATGACGCTGAAGGTCTGAAGCCGATAGGGACGAAGCAGCCGCCCAATGACGTCGAGAAGGTACGGGCGTGGATGTGCCGCAACTTCTACGACATCCGGATGTTCGGCGCGGTGATGTCGGTGGGGGTGAACTGCGGACAGGTGCGCGGGCCGGTGCAGTTGACGTTTGCTCGTTCGATTGACCCGGTGACGCTGCTTGACCTGTCGATCACGCGGGTCGCGGTGACGCGTGAGGAAGACGCGCAGGTTAGGGAGATTGAGGAGGGGCGCGCGGCCGGCAAGCAGACGGAGATGGGCCGGAAGCCGATTGTGCCGTATGGCCTCTACCGGGCGCATGGGTTTGTCTCGCCGCATCTCGCGCAGGACACGGGAGCGACGGATGAGGATCTGGCGCTGTTCTGGGAGGCGCTCCAAAAGATGTGGGACACGGACCGCTCAGCATCGCGAGGATTGATGGCGTGCCGAGGGCTCTATGTCTTCACTCATGAGCGGCCGACGGGGAATGCGCCGGCGCATCAGTTGTTTGACTTGGTCACGGTGGTTCGCAACCCCGAGATTGAGGCGCCGCGACAGTTTCGCCATTACACGGTGACGGTTCCTGAGCAGTCGGCGCTGCCCCAGGGGGTGACGCTGACCCGTCTTGTCGGCTGA
- the cas8c gene encoding type I-C CRISPR-associated protein Cas8c/Csd1 gives MFLEKLVDYSRRIDLPPRLYDERPVRYVIQLRADGRPAAPEPLDTADKENKRGIPRRVPSFARGNVDVPLLFADHAEYTLGVGREGADPDKVRSRHALYRSAVAECAKVTGDPRVEAVATFLEAGPLQQLRLPDDFDPSALITFTVDGQFVVDLPAVQQYWADRNEAKDALEMQCLVCGRRRPALRILEGKVKGIPGGQTSGTSIISANAEAFLSYGLEQSYIAPTCPECGERFTKAINSLLADRSSSRRIGGGVFVFWTRDDVGFDLLQYIDNPEPVLVRELIDGLMQGRDLTKAVDETAFYAASLSASGGRAVVRDWIDSTVGQVKDRVAEWLRRQAIVQRNGEEPRGQQLWRLVGATVRDLNDAPAATLQALLRSALLGTPVPERLLYLALQRTRADLEVSEAQASLIKLVLCGANERWEETLTRLDPTLDDPGYLCGRLFATIEQIQTAAAGGQEVKSTVVDRFYGTASSAPATVFGTLLRNARVRLSQLEDSNPGAYWRLFNQLQDIAERLTTLPRTLTLEQQGLFALGYYHQHAENRAAARAAAERRAQAQN, from the coding sequence ATGTTTCTCGAGAAGCTTGTCGATTACAGTCGCCGGATTGACTTGCCCCCGCGGCTGTATGACGAGCGTCCGGTGCGCTATGTCATCCAGCTCCGCGCTGACGGCCGTCCCGCTGCCCCGGAACCGCTGGATACTGCGGACAAGGAGAACAAGCGGGGGATCCCGCGTCGCGTGCCTAGCTTTGCCCGGGGGAACGTTGACGTCCCGCTGCTGTTTGCCGATCACGCTGAGTACACGCTCGGCGTGGGACGCGAGGGAGCGGACCCTGACAAGGTTAGGAGCCGGCATGCGCTCTATCGCTCTGCTGTCGCGGAGTGCGCAAAGGTGACGGGCGACCCGCGTGTGGAGGCAGTGGCGACGTTTCTCGAGGCTGGCCCGCTGCAGCAGCTGCGGCTGCCGGACGACTTCGATCCGAGCGCGCTGATCACCTTCACTGTGGATGGCCAGTTCGTGGTTGACTTGCCGGCGGTGCAGCAGTACTGGGCGGACCGCAATGAGGCGAAGGACGCGTTGGAGATGCAGTGTCTGGTCTGCGGCCGGCGGCGGCCGGCGCTCCGGATCCTTGAAGGGAAGGTGAAGGGGATTCCCGGCGGCCAGACCTCGGGCACGTCGATCATCTCGGCGAATGCCGAAGCTTTTCTCTCCTACGGGCTCGAGCAGTCGTACATTGCGCCGACCTGCCCGGAGTGCGGTGAGCGCTTCACGAAGGCGATCAATTCGCTGCTTGCTGATCGATCCTCGAGCCGGCGGATCGGCGGCGGGGTGTTTGTCTTCTGGACGCGCGATGATGTCGGGTTCGACTTGCTGCAGTACATCGACAATCCGGAGCCGGTGCTGGTGCGGGAGTTGATCGACGGGCTGATGCAGGGCCGGGACCTGACGAAGGCGGTGGACGAAACGGCGTTTTACGCGGCAAGCCTGAGCGCGAGCGGCGGGCGGGCGGTGGTCCGCGACTGGATCGACAGCACGGTTGGGCAGGTGAAGGACCGGGTGGCGGAGTGGCTGCGCCGGCAGGCGATTGTGCAGCGGAACGGTGAGGAGCCGCGGGGCCAGCAGCTGTGGCGGCTGGTGGGGGCGACGGTACGCGACCTGAACGATGCGCCGGCGGCGACGCTGCAGGCGCTGCTGCGTTCGGCGCTGCTGGGGACGCCCGTTCCGGAGCGGCTGCTCTATCTGGCGCTTCAACGAACGCGCGCTGATCTCGAGGTTTCGGAGGCACAGGCGTCGCTGATCAAGCTGGTGCTCTGCGGCGCAAACGAACGATGGGAGGAGACTTTGACGCGATTAGATCCGACCCTTGATGACCCTGGCTATCTCTGCGGCCGGCTGTTCGCGACGATCGAGCAGATCCAGACCGCGGCGGCAGGGGGCCAGGAGGTGAAATCGACAGTGGTTGACCGGTTCTACGGCACGGCGTCGAGCGCGCCGGCGACGGTCTTTGGAACGCTGCTGCGGAACGCGCGAGTGCGGCTGAGCCAGCTAGAGGACAGCAACCCCGGCGCATATTGGCGGCTGTTTAACCAACTGCAGGATATCGCCGAACGGCTGACAACGCTGCCGCGCACGCTAACGCTCGAACAGCAGGGGCTGTTCGCGCTTGGCTATTACCACCAGCATGCGGAGAACCGAGCGGCAGCCCGCGCCGCTGCGGAACGTCGCGCCCAGGCACAGAACTGA
- the cas5c gene encoding type I-C CRISPR-associated protein Cas5c, which produces MRSDSRHPPLAVKVWGEFACFTRPEMKVERVSYPVMTPSAARGVLEAIFWKPEFVWRVEEIWVLKEVRWFSIRRNEVNSRASHRSAQRWEREGGGYFADEDRAQRHTLALRDVAYVISAQVEPKSGRAEDEAKFRDQFRRRVAEGRCFFQPYLGCREFAAFFGPPSPDDRPIDWTEDLGLMLRDLEYREDGSGTPRFFRARLEQGVLRVPAEEAA; this is translated from the coding sequence ATGCGTTCGGATTCGCGCCACCCGCCCCTCGCTGTCAAGGTGTGGGGCGAGTTTGCCTGTTTCACACGGCCGGAGATGAAGGTGGAACGGGTGTCATACCCCGTGATGACGCCGTCGGCGGCGCGCGGGGTGCTCGAAGCGATCTTCTGGAAGCCGGAGTTTGTCTGGCGGGTCGAAGAGATCTGGGTGCTGAAGGAGGTCCGCTGGTTTTCGATCCGGCGCAATGAAGTGAACTCGCGCGCCAGTCATCGGAGCGCCCAACGCTGGGAGCGTGAGGGCGGCGGCTACTTCGCTGACGAGGATCGCGCGCAGCGGCATACTTTGGCGCTGCGGGACGTGGCGTATGTGATCTCGGCGCAGGTGGAGCCGAAGAGCGGGCGGGCGGAGGACGAGGCGAAATTCCGCGATCAGTTTCGGCGGCGGGTTGCGGAGGGACGCTGCTTCTTCCAGCCGTATCTTGGCTGCCGCGAATTCGCGGCGTTCTTTGGGCCGCCTTCTCCGGACGACCGGCCGATCGACTGGACCGAGGACCTGGGGCTGATGCTGCGTGACCTCGAGTATCGGGAGGACGGCAGCGGAACGCCGCGCTTCTTTCGGGCCCGGCTCGAACAGGGGGTGCTGCGCGTGCCGGCGGAGGAGGCAGCCTGA